The nucleotide sequence TAACTCACAATGGCGCCTACAAAACACAAATCCGACACTCAAATCTCGACCGAAACGCTTCTGAACGTGATCTGGCGCAATATTCCCGCCACCCGACGCATCGCGGAGGCGAACGGCCTCGGCCACCGAGGGGCGGCTCTACTGCGCAAGGCGTCCTGACGTCCCTAAGGCCGGGCTCGCGACGTTGGGGCCGGCCTTTCGCAACGGGGACTCGTCCGGTCGAGGATTAACAACAATGCTGCACATTCATTTCGGCGCGGGCCGCCTCGGCCTGGGCCTGGTCGTACCTGCGTTCCAGTCGCCCACGACCGAGAGCGTCATCCTGAACCGCGCCGTCTCCGGCGCGAACGCGACGGGCAACACGGCACTCGGCGCAGAGCGGCGCAACGCGTTGCTGCGGGACAACCCCGAGCGGACCTACCACCTGCGCATCCTGGACGGTGCCGAGGCGCCGACGCAGCGCGTCCGCTACGCGGGCTTCCACACCTACGCCGATAAGGGGCTTGGGCGGTTGACGCGGCAGATCGCCGGCGCCTCGGCGGCACAGCACCGGGGCGTCGTCGTCACGGCCTCCGTGCTGAAGCGCGAGAATTACGGCCCGGTGATCGAGGCGCTGTGCACGCTGGCCCGTCTGCGCGAAGCCGGCGAGCCGATCGGCCCGATCTTCCTGGTCGCCTGCGAGAACACCGTCTCGGCCCAGGAGGTACTGGCTGAACTCCGCCCGGCCGACGGGCTCACCCCGGCCGGCGCGGCCGTCCTGCGCCGCCAAGTGACGCCGGTCGCCGCACTCGTCGACCGGATGTGCGTCGATCTGGAGGAGGATGCGTCGGGAGCGCACCCGACCGTCCGTGTGCGCACGGAGCCCTACGCCTCCCTGAAGCTGGCGCTCGGGCCCGATACGGAGATCCTGCGCGACCTCTGTGCCGGCAGTGGAATCGACTTCGGGCGCCATCTCGACGTCGAGAAGCAGATCAAGGGATGGCTGCTCAACGGCACGCACTGGCTGATCGCCCTGCGGGCCTTCCAGGCCAGCGGCGGCGACCACGCGATGAAACTCAACGCTTTCATGGCGGCCTCGCCCGGGGAGCGCCGCCACGCCATCGCTGTGATGGACGAGATGCGCGAGGGCGTCGCGCTTCTGCTGCGGCGCGATCCCGCCTACGCGGCCTTCGTGCGCGACGTCGATGTCGATGCGTATCTAGTGGGCGCGGCGACCGCCATCCTCCAGCGCTTCTTCGCGACCGAGGACCCGATCACCCGCATCCTGGCCCGCTTCCAGGCGCCGCCGGCCGGCGATCCGGGCCCGATCGAGGCCTTCAGCAGCCGCTTCGCGGACCGCATCAACGGGCCGCTCGCCGCCTACGAGGCCGAGAAGGGCGTGCTGCCCCCGGCGGCGAGCCGCAGCCTGCTGAGCCTGCTGCACCTCGTCCAGTCCGGCACCTTCATCGACGCCCGCGCCCAGTGAGCGGCCGCGCCAAGCCGCTCCCTCAAGAAGGAACAGACCGCTTGCAAACCCCGACTCTGATCTTCGACTGCGACGGCGTGCTGATCGACAGCGAGATCCTCGTCTGCCGCCTCGTAGCCGAGGAACTGACGGCGTTGGGCTTCCCGATCTCCGTGGCGGAGGTGATCCGGCGCTTCGCGGGGCGTCCGGAGGGCGCGATGCTGGCCGATCTGGAGGGGGAGCACGGCACACCCATGCCGGAAGCCTTCCTGGCCCGGACCCGCGAGCGCACCGCCGCCGCCTACGCCACCGAGCTGCGGGCGGTTCCGGGCGTGGACGCGGTCCTGCGGCGCCTACGCGCGCCGGTCTGCGTCGCCTCGAGCAGCGCGCCCGGCAAGCTGCGGCAGGGGCTTGAGACCACCGGGCTCCTCGGGCATTTCGGCGCAAACGTCGTCAGCGCCTCCGCGGTCGCGCGCGGCAAGCCGGCGCCGGACGTCTTCGTGTATGCGGCCGGCTGGATGCGCAGCGCCGTGCAAGATTGCGTCGTCGTCGAGGACAGCGTGCCGGGCGTGACCGCGGCCCGCGCCGCGGCAATGCGTACCTTCGGCTTCACCGGCGGGTCCCACTGCCCGCCCGATCTGGAGGCGCGCCTGCGGGCGGCGGGCGCAGAAGAGGTCTTCAACGAGATGGCCGCGCTGGAGCGGCTCCTGCCCGCGGCCTTCGCCGAGCCGCTGGCGGCCTGATGCTGGCGGCTCAGGATCAGTGGGACGGAACGGGACCGAGTGTCGAGGCGGGAAAGCGCTCGGCCGCCCGCTCACGCAGTAGGGACGCCGTCAGACCGAGGAGGCCGAGGCAATCGCAGGTCAGGCCGTAGACGGAGCCCACCAGGAGGTTGTGGACGGCCCAGCCGAGCGCCGCGCCGATCAGCAGGAGCCGCATGACCTGCGGCGAGGCCTGGAGGCGCGCGGCCGTCGCCACGAGGGTGGCGGCGCCCGCGAAGACCGAGGGCAGCCCATTCCAGGTGGCGAGCGTCAGGCCGGCGGCGAGCAGGAAGAAGGCGGCGAAGGCCGCGTCGAGCCAGGCCGGGCGTCCGAGGGCCGTGACGAAGCGGGCGGCGAGCAGGCACTGGGCCACGGCGATCAGGTTCATCGCGGTGCCGGTGGGGGAGCCGAGGCGCAGGAAATGCGCGCTGAAGCAGAGCCCGCAGCCCGCCGAGCAGAGCAGGATCAGCCGCCGCTGCGGCATCAGCCCGGCGGCGAATCCGAAACACAGGCCGAGGAGGCCGAACAGGTCGAGATGGGCCGCGGCGGCGCGCACGAAGGCCGGGGCGGCTTCGAGGGGGAACATCGACGGATGTCTCATCGGCGGGGTTGGGGACGCGGATCTCCTCGGCTGAAGCGATGGCGCGATTAGGGACAATCGGGGGCAGGGTACGGCGCGGCGAGGGCGGCGGAAAGGCGGGTGCAGATGCATGAGGGCAGGACCGCGCGAGCGGTGAGGACGGACACCCCGGCCCGGGCTGCGCCGCCGGGCATGAACCCGTTCATGAGGCTTGTGGCCTCCACGGCGGCGATCGGCGGGTTCCTCTACGGCTACGACACCGGCATCATCGCGGGCGCGCTGCTCTCGATCAGCGCCGAGTTCGCGCTCTCGCACGCGATGCAGGAGGTCGTGGCGGCCGCGATCCTGTTCGGAGCGGTGCTGGGCGGGCTCGGGACCGGCGCGGTCTCCGACCGGTTCGGGCGGCGGCGGACCATCATGGCGATCGCCGCGATCTTCACGCTCGGCGCGACCGCCGCGAGCCTCGCGCCCGACCCGACGACGCTCGCCCTCGCCCGCGTGGTGCTCGGCATCGCGGTCGGGGCCTCGTCCCAGTCGATCCCCGCCTACGTGGCGGAGCTCGCCCCCGCCGCGCGGCGGGGACGTCTCGTCGTGGCCTTCAGCGTCGCGATCGGCCTCGGTATCCTGAGCGCGAGCCTCGTGGGCTACGGGCTGCAGGACGTGCTTTCCTGGCGCACGATGATCGCCGCGGGAGCGGTGCCGGCTCTCGTCCTGTTTGCCGCCATGTTCACCCTGCCGGAGAGCCCACGCTGGCTCGTGTCGCAGGACCGGCGGGCAGAGGCGCGGCGGGCGCTAGCCCGGGTCCGGCCCGAGGGAGCCGACCTCGATGGCGAACTCGCGGAGGTGGCGGAGACGATCCGGCAGGGCCGGGCCGCCCGGCAGGCCGGCGGCTGGCGCGGCCTGACCCGGGCCTGGGTGCGGCCCGCCCTGGTCGCGGGCTGCGGCACCGCGGCCTTCACCCAGCTCGTGGGCATCGAGATGATGATCTACTACGCGCCGACACTGCTGAAGGGGGTCGGCTTCAGCGAGGACGGCGCGCTGCTGACCAATGTGGGGATCGCGGCGATCTACCTCGCCATGACGGCGCTCGGCCTTGCCATCGTCGATCGGGTCGGCCGGCGCCGCCTGTCGCTGCTGACGCTGCCGGGCGCGGCGCTCTCCCTCGCCGTCCTCGGCGCGCTCTTCGCGCTGGGCCGGACCGGGCCGGAGGACGCGCCCTACGTGATCGCCTGCCTGTTCCTGTTCATGATGTTCCAGGCCGGCGGCCTACAGGTGATCGGCTGGCTGACGGGCTCGGAGGTCTACCCGCTCTCGGTGCGCGCGGCTGGCACGAGCGCCCAGGCCGGCACGGTCTGGGGCGCGAACCTCCTGCTCACCGGCACGGCGCTCTCGCTGATCCACCATCTGGGCGCGGGCGGCGCGATGTGGGTCTATGCGGGCCTGAACGCGCTCGCCTTCCTGTTCGTCTGGCAGTTCCTGCCCGAGCTGAAGGGGCGCAGCCTGGAGGAGGTCGAGGAGGCCCTGCGCTGCGGGCACTTCACGCCGGAGCATTTCGCCACCGGCGCCGGCACGCTCCGTCAGCCGGCCGAGGGCGCAGCCTCGTAGAGCGGTGACGCCGGCCGCCGCGTCCCGGCGGCGGGGCGTTCGAGCGCCGCGTCGATGCGCCGGAAGGTGGCGAGCGCCTGTCCGACGATCTGGTCCATGTTGTAGTAGCGGTAGGTCGCCAGCCGCCCGACGAACCAGACGTTCCGCTCGGCCTGCGCCAGGGCCTCGTAGCGCTTGAACAAGGCCTGGTTCTCGGGCCGCGGGATCGGGTAGTAGGGATCGCCCTCAGCGCTCGGATACTCGAAGGTGAGCGACGTCTTCGGGTGCTCTTGCCCCGTGAGGTGTTTGTACTCTGTGATGCGCGTGTAGGCCTCGGTCTGTGGATAGTTCACCACTGCCACCGGCTGGTGCTGTGCGACGTCCCGCGTGGTGTGGACGAAGCGCAGGCTGCGATAGGGCAGCCGCCCGTAGCGGTAATCGAAGAAGGCGTCGATCGGCCCTGTATAGATCAGCCGCCGGTGCGGGATGACGTCGCGCACATCGCTGAAATCGGCGTTCGTCATCACGTGGATGTTGGGATGGGCCAGCATCCGCTCGAACATCCGCGTGTAGCCCTCGGCCGGCATCGACTGGAACGTGTCGGTGAAGTAGCGGTCGTCGCGGTTGGTCCGGGTGGGCACCCGGGCCGTGACCTGCCGGTCGAGCTCGGATGGATCGACGCCCCACTGCTTGCGTGTGTAGCCGCGGAAGAACTTCTCGTAGAGTTCGCGACCGACGGTCGCGACCACTACGTCCTCCGAGGTCCGGATCTCCGGCACCGTCTCGGCGCGCGCGGCGAACCACGCGGCGAGCTCGTCCGGGCCGAGGGCGAGGCCGTAGAGGCGGTTGATCGTGTCGAGGTTAATCGGGATGGGCACGGCCTGGCCGTCCACCATCGCCAGCACCCGGTGCTCGTAGGGGCGCCACGCGGTGAAGCGCGACAGGTAGGAGACAATCGCCTCTGCGTTGGTGTGGAAGATGTGCGGCCCGTACTGGTGGATCAGCAGACCCGCCTCGTCCAGACGATCGTAGGCGTTGCCGCCGATGTGGTTGCGCCGGTCGATGATCAGCACGCGCTCGCCGCGCTCGCGCGCCAGCCGTTCCGCCAGGACGCTGCCGGCGAAGCCCGCGCCGACGATGAGCCAATCGTACATGGGGCGTGCTCCAGTTCGGGGCGTCAGACCGGGGATGCGCTCTGCGGCAGGCGGTAGAGGTCTTGGCGCGCGCGGCGGCGCAGCCGGTCGCGGATCAGGGCCAGCATCTCCGACCATGTCCGGTCCCAGGATCGGTCGGCCAGGCACGCGTCGACCCGCCCGAGCCACGCCGCCCGCGGCCCGGCCAGCAGGGCCTCGGCCCGGAGG is from Methylobacterium radiodurans and encodes:
- a CDS encoding HAD family hydrolase: MQTPTLIFDCDGVLIDSEILVCRLVAEELTALGFPISVAEVIRRFAGRPEGAMLADLEGEHGTPMPEAFLARTRERTAAAYATELRAVPGVDAVLRRLRAPVCVASSSAPGKLRQGLETTGLLGHFGANVVSASAVARGKPAPDVFVYAAGWMRSAVQDCVVVEDSVPGVTAARAAAMRTFGFTGGSHCPPDLEARLRAAGAEEVFNEMAALERLLPAAFAEPLAA
- a CDS encoding YgjV family protein produces the protein MFPLEAAPAFVRAAAAHLDLFGLLGLCFGFAAGLMPQRRLILLCSAGCGLCFSAHFLRLGSPTGTAMNLIAVAQCLLAARFVTALGRPAWLDAAFAAFFLLAAGLTLATWNGLPSVFAGAATLVATAARLQASPQVMRLLLIGAALGWAVHNLLVGSVYGLTCDCLGLLGLTASLLRERAAERFPASTLGPVPSH
- a CDS encoding sugar porter family MFS transporter, producing the protein MRTDTPARAAPPGMNPFMRLVASTAAIGGFLYGYDTGIIAGALLSISAEFALSHAMQEVVAAAILFGAVLGGLGTGAVSDRFGRRRTIMAIAAIFTLGATAASLAPDPTTLALARVVLGIAVGASSQSIPAYVAELAPAARRGRLVVAFSVAIGLGILSASLVGYGLQDVLSWRTMIAAGAVPALVLFAAMFTLPESPRWLVSQDRRAEARRALARVRPEGADLDGELAEVAETIRQGRAARQAGGWRGLTRAWVRPALVAGCGTAAFTQLVGIEMMIYYAPTLLKGVGFSEDGALLTNVGIAAIYLAMTALGLAIVDRVGRRRLSLLTLPGAALSLAVLGALFALGRTGPEDAPYVIACLFLFMMFQAGGLQVIGWLTGSEVYPLSVRAAGTSAQAGTVWGANLLLTGTALSLIHHLGAGGAMWVYAGLNALAFLFVWQFLPELKGRSLEEVEEALRCGHFTPEHFATGAGTLRQPAEGAAS
- the glf gene encoding UDP-galactopyranose mutase; amino-acid sequence: MYDWLIVGAGFAGSVLAERLARERGERVLIIDRRNHIGGNAYDRLDEAGLLIHQYGPHIFHTNAEAIVSYLSRFTAWRPYEHRVLAMVDGQAVPIPINLDTINRLYGLALGPDELAAWFAARAETVPEIRTSEDVVVATVGRELYEKFFRGYTRKQWGVDPSELDRQVTARVPTRTNRDDRYFTDTFQSMPAEGYTRMFERMLAHPNIHVMTNADFSDVRDVIPHRRLIYTGPIDAFFDYRYGRLPYRSLRFVHTTRDVAQHQPVAVVNYPQTEAYTRITEYKHLTGQEHPKTSLTFEYPSAEGDPYYPIPRPENQALFKRYEALAQAERNVWFVGRLATYRYYNMDQIVGQALATFRRIDAALERPAAGTRRPASPLYEAAPSAG